The Chryseobacterium indicum genome includes a window with the following:
- a CDS encoding GxxExxY protein: MITQKYITDLTYRINGACIEVHKILGAGLAEIVYHKALEKEFKLRNIEYKSEFQIPVIYKDEYLNCDFKCDFLIEDLIVLEIKAVSSLLEIHKSQILNYMNLLKVPKGVLVNFNVKNIYHFGQETFINKYFDQYD, from the coding sequence ATGATTACTCAAAAATACATTACAGATCTTACCTATAGAATTAATGGAGCTTGTATAGAAGTTCACAAGATTTTAGGCGCAGGTTTGGCAGAAATTGTATATCATAAAGCTTTAGAAAAAGAGTTTAAATTAAGGAATATCGAATACAAATCTGAGTTTCAAATTCCTGTAATTTATAAAGATGAGTATTTAAATTGTGATTTCAAATGCGATTTCCTAATTGAAGATTTAATTGTTTTGGAAATAAAAGCTGTATCTTCTCTTTTGGAAATTCACAAATCTCAAATTCTAAATTATATGAATCTACTAAAAGTACCAAAAGGTGTTTTAGTAAATTTTAATGTAAAAAATATTTATCACTTTGGTCAAGAGACATTTATTAATAAATATTTTGATCAATACGATTAA
- a CDS encoding glycosyl transferase family 1 codes for MEPKKILIITYYWPPAGGPGVQRWLKFAKYLPEFGWKPVIYTPENPSYPLLDESLMKDVPKDLEIVKTKIWEPYQLAEKLNKSNKKFKAGQFDVGKNQSWKSKLSIWVRGNFFIPDARVFWVKPSVKFLEQYLKENQIEVVVTSGPPHSLHLIGLHLKKKLPNLKWIADFRDPWTEISYYKHLKLTKSSDQKHRQLESEVFKNADIALATSYTDAENFRKNGANALCITNGFDESDSNTQTLKFSNTPTKFTLSYIGVLEQLRNPENLWKALNDLVTENEEFAEKFTLKFAGRIDDKILNSIEHSNLKNHILNLGYLSHDKAIEEMQTSEILLITNFPNDSSKGIIPGKIFEYLATGKQIISFGPKDADVSKILNETQAGKHFSYDDSGKIKEFILEKFTLWKDGNLSENTQNIEQFSRKNLTKKLAEIL; via the coding sequence ATGGAACCAAAAAAAATACTCATCATCACCTATTACTGGCCTCCGGCGGGAGGTCCCGGTGTGCAGAGATGGCTGAAATTTGCAAAATATTTACCAGAATTCGGATGGAAACCTGTGATTTATACACCGGAAAACCCGAGTTATCCTTTGCTGGATGAAAGTTTGATGAAAGATGTTCCGAAAGATCTGGAAATTGTAAAAACAAAAATCTGGGAACCTTACCAACTGGCTGAAAAGCTGAACAAAAGCAACAAAAAATTTAAAGCGGGGCAGTTTGATGTCGGCAAAAATCAAAGCTGGAAATCTAAGCTTTCGATTTGGGTAAGAGGCAATTTTTTCATTCCCGATGCGAGAGTTTTCTGGGTAAAACCTTCCGTAAAATTTTTGGAACAATATTTAAAAGAAAATCAGATTGAGGTTGTGGTAACTTCGGGACCACCCCATTCTTTACATTTAATTGGTTTACATTTAAAAAAGAAACTTCCTAACCTAAAATGGATTGCCGATTTCCGTGATCCGTGGACAGAAATTTCTTATTACAAACACTTAAAACTGACCAAAAGTTCCGATCAAAAGCACCGTCAACTCGAAAGCGAAGTTTTCAAAAACGCAGATATTGCGTTAGCAACAAGTTACACCGATGCTGAAAATTTCCGTAAAAACGGAGCGAATGCACTTTGTATTACGAATGGTTTTGACGAGTCAGACTCAAACACCCAAACACTCAAATTTTCCAACACTCCAACAAAATTCACATTAAGTTACATCGGAGTTTTAGAACAGTTGAGAAACCCTGAAAATCTCTGGAAAGCTCTGAATGATCTGGTTACAGAAAATGAAGAATTTGCTGAAAAGTTTACTTTGAAATTTGCAGGAAGAATTGATGATAAAATTCTGAATTCAATAGAACATTCAAACCTGAAAAATCATATTCTGAATTTAGGATATCTTTCTCACGACAAAGCGATTGAAGAAATGCAGACTTCGGAAATACTGCTCATCACCAACTTTCCGAACGATTCTTCCAAAGGGATCATCCCCGGAAAAATATTTGAATATCTGGCAACAGGAAAACAAATCATTTCTTTTGGTCCTAAAGATGCGGATGTTTCGAAAATTTTAAATGAAACACAAGCCGGAAAACATTTCAGTTATGATGATTCCGGGAAAATTAAAGAATTTATTTTAGAGAAATTTACACTTTGGAAAGACGGAAATCTTTCGGAAAACACGCAGAATATTGAGCAGTTTTCAAGAAAAAATTTAACTAAAAAATTAGCGGAAATTTTATAA
- a CDS encoding YpdA family putative bacillithiol disulfide reductase, which produces MEILDILIIGGGPIGLNCALEAQKNNLSYLIVEKGTIVNSLYNYPLYMRFFSTAEKLEIDGIPFISTASKPGRQEALEYYQGITRQRNININLYEKVEKVSKENDIFTIETSKEKYLAKNVIISTGFYDIPNLMNIPGEDLPKVKHYYTEPYPYAKQKIVVVGSSNSAVDAALETYRKGAEVTMIIRQPEISKSVKYWVKPDIENRIAEGSIAAHFNAELMEIKQHSVVFKDEKGEVHEIENDFVLAMTGYLPDFDFLKNSGIELQGDCLNPLYHPETMETNVPNLYLAGVVCGGKDTHLWFIENSRIHAEMIVKNILSK; this is translated from the coding sequence ATGGAAATTTTAGATATTCTTATCATCGGAGGCGGACCAATCGGGCTGAACTGTGCGCTGGAAGCGCAGAAAAATAATCTTTCTTATCTGATTGTCGAAAAAGGAACCATCGTTAATTCTCTGTACAATTATCCTTTGTATATGCGTTTTTTCTCGACTGCCGAAAAACTGGAAATTGATGGAATTCCGTTTATTTCAACAGCGTCAAAACCCGGAAGACAGGAAGCTTTGGAATATTATCAGGGAATTACAAGACAGCGGAATATCAACATCAATTTATATGAAAAGGTAGAAAAAGTTTCCAAAGAGAATGACATTTTCACTATTGAAACTTCGAAAGAAAAATATTTAGCGAAAAACGTCATTATTTCAACGGGATTCTATGATATTCCGAATCTGATGAATATTCCCGGAGAAGATTTACCCAAAGTAAAACACTATTATACAGAACCTTACCCGTATGCAAAACAGAAAATTGTTGTAGTAGGTTCGAGCAACTCGGCGGTTGATGCTGCTTTGGAAACTTACAGAAAAGGCGCGGAGGTCACCATGATTATCCGCCAGCCTGAAATTTCAAAAAGTGTAAAATATTGGGTGAAACCGGATATTGAAAACAGAATTGCGGAAGGAAGTATTGCAGCGCATTTCAATGCCGAATTGATGGAAATTAAACAGCATTCTGTTGTATTTAAAGATGAAAAAGGTGAAGTGCATGAAATTGAAAATGATTTTGTTCTTGCAATGACCGGCTATCTTCCTGATTTTGATTTTTTAAAAAATTCCGGGATTGAATTGCAGGGCGATTGTCTGAACCCGCTTTATCATCCTGAAACAATGGAAACCAATGTTCCGAATCTGTATTTGGCGGGTGTGGTTTGCGGAGGAAAAGATACGCACCTCTGGTTTATTGAAAATTCCAGAATTCATGCGGAAATGATTGTGAAAAACATTCTTTCGAAATAA
- a CDS encoding TonB-dependent receptor — MTKLCFLFSLFSVSLLFSQERDSAALISEIRIDAYKKPTTFISSTKSVAVVSENLLNQNTPERMLESINQIAGARMEERSPGSYRISLRGSTLRSPFGVRNVKVYLDDFILSDASGNTYFNVVSPELINEMEIYKGPESGDYGAVTGGTVLLQTRKSDQISANLAIGSYGTFNQSFDLSKHIGKHFFQVFQNYYQTDSYREQSKVQRKQIFVKDHFQYSENGLLKAMILYADLDYQTPGGLTLEQMQINRKQARPATKTVSGAKEQDAGIRNKMILAGVSNDYNFSPDFSHFILIQGSYVDFENPFITNYENRFEKNFALRTHLNYEKNWNTISLAYRLGFEGGINDILVRNYDNNRGTEGNPQNFDQIKNTSGFFFLSQKLNVSEKLFTDLSISLNSNSYDWNRIYPRNEEGKVHFKNQWLPNFGFTYLLGKGFSVRGKIGKGNSAPTNEEIRSSNQQFNTNLKPEFGWNKEIEIRKQFGNSVFVEGNYFDFRMKDAIVRRQNEAGQEYFVNSGETVQKGVEILMESKNFNLKNNFLSHFRFRFSGSFYDFTFKNYQQNGNDFSGNEITGVPKTTISSLLNFTFFRKLSVDYSHFYTSKIPLNDANSVWSEPSLVGNIQFRFPVDFEKTRVNVYLQIQNLYNTEYVLGFDINAFGNRYYNPAAKRNFVLGMKVDF, encoded by the coding sequence ATGACAAAACTCTGCTTTCTATTTTCATTATTTTCCGTTTCCCTGCTGTTTTCTCAAGAAAGAGATTCTGCAGCACTGATTTCAGAAATCAGGATCGATGCTTACAAGAAACCCACAACTTTTATTTCATCCACAAAATCGGTTGCTGTGGTTTCAGAAAATCTGCTTAACCAGAATACACCCGAAAGAATGCTAGAGTCCATCAATCAGATTGCAGGAGCCAGAATGGAAGAACGTTCTCCCGGAAGTTACAGGATTTCTCTTCGCGGAAGCACTTTGCGATCCCCTTTTGGCGTTCGGAATGTGAAAGTTTATCTTGACGATTTCATCCTGTCCGATGCTTCGGGAAACACCTATTTTAATGTTGTTTCTCCTGAACTCATCAACGAGATGGAAATATATAAAGGTCCTGAAAGCGGAGATTACGGTGCCGTAACGGGCGGAACTGTTTTGCTTCAGACCAGAAAATCAGACCAGATTTCCGCAAATCTGGCAATTGGAAGTTATGGAACTTTTAACCAGAGTTTTGATCTTTCCAAACACATTGGGAAACATTTTTTTCAGGTTTTTCAGAACTATTATCAGACCGATTCTTATCGGGAACAGTCGAAAGTTCAACGAAAGCAGATTTTTGTAAAAGACCATTTTCAATATTCAGAAAATGGATTGCTCAAAGCCATGATTTTGTACGCTGATCTCGATTATCAGACTCCGGGAGGACTTACTTTAGAACAGATGCAGATCAACCGAAAACAGGCAAGACCTGCAACCAAAACAGTTTCGGGTGCAAAAGAACAGGATGCCGGAATCCGCAATAAAATGATTTTGGCAGGAGTTTCAAATGATTATAACTTCAGTCCGGATTTCTCTCATTTTATTTTAATTCAGGGTTCTTACGTAGATTTTGAAAATCCGTTTATCACCAATTATGAAAACCGTTTTGAAAAGAATTTTGCACTAAGAACGCATCTCAATTACGAAAAAAACTGGAATACTATTTCATTAGCCTACCGATTGGGATTTGAAGGCGGAATCAATGATATTTTGGTCAGAAATTACGATAATAACAGAGGAACAGAAGGAAATCCACAGAATTTTGATCAGATTAAAAATACTTCGGGGTTTTTCTTTCTTTCTCAAAAACTGAATGTCAGCGAAAAATTATTCACCGATCTTTCCATCAGTTTAAATTCAAATTCTTACGACTGGAACAGAATATATCCCCGAAATGAAGAAGGAAAAGTTCATTTTAAAAACCAATGGTTGCCCAATTTTGGGTTTACCTATCTTTTGGGAAAAGGCTTTTCGGTACGCGGAAAAATAGGGAAGGGGAATTCTGCACCGACGAATGAAGAAATCCGCTCTTCAAATCAGCAGTTTAATACAAATTTAAAACCCGAATTCGGCTGGAACAAGGAAATTGAGATTCGAAAACAATTCGGTAACTCCGTTTTTGTGGAAGGAAATTATTTTGATTTCCGGATGAAAGATGCAATTGTGAGGAGACAGAACGAAGCCGGACAGGAATACTTCGTCAATTCCGGAGAAACCGTTCAAAAAGGGGTTGAAATTTTAATGGAATCGAAGAATTTCAATCTGAAAAACAACTTTTTAAGCCATTTCAGATTCAGGTTTTCGGGAAGTTTTTACGATTTTACATTTAAAAATTATCAGCAGAACGGAAATGATTTTTCAGGGAATGAAATCACCGGAGTTCCCAAAACAACAATCAGCAGTTTGCTGAATTTTACGTTTTTCAGAAAACTTTCGGTAGATTATTCCCATTTTTACACCTCAAAAATCCCTTTGAATGACGCCAATTCAGTATGGTCGGAACCAAGTTTGGTTGGGAATATTCAGTTCAGATTTCCTGTTGATTTTGAAAAAACGAGAGTCAATGTATATCTTCAGATTCAGAATCTTTATAATACAGAATATGTTTTAGGTTTTGATATCAACGCATTCGGAAACCGTTATTATAATCCGGCTGCCAAAAGAAATTTTGTGTTGGGAATGAAGGTTGATTTTTAA
- a CDS encoding MFS transporter has translation MVKLIHLYTNSFKGISKESWMLALVMLINRAGSMVLPFLGVYMTDHLKFSIENTGIVLSFFGIGSVIGSWLGGFITDRIGEYRVQYLSLLLSVPLFCMIPLFKTEIGVATIILLQSIVSDSFRPANSVAITKYAKPENITRAFSLNRMAINLGFSIGPALGGILSAISYEFLFFSNAFTALVAGILYIVFFRKRNILAKLKSRKVQEAIEIKKENSPYRDGKFLVYCFFCMLFSICFFQLFSTLTIFYKDTAHLSQQSIGYILGYSGFLVVLLEMGLVQVAEKYFSLAVTMLLGTFICGFAYAMLGFDYSIVTLVISMSLLCVGEIWALPFMSTITALRSGKNNKGAYMGLNGISFSIAFIVTPTLGTFIAERFGFTILWIGTGVLATIIAIAFYYIVPWMIGDRKHVES, from the coding sequence ATTGTGAAACTTATACACTTATATACCAACTCATTCAAAGGGATTTCCAAAGAAAGCTGGATGCTTGCTTTGGTCATGCTCATCAATCGGGCAGGTTCCATGGTGCTTCCTTTTCTGGGAGTTTACATGACCGATCATTTGAAATTCAGCATCGAAAACACAGGAATTGTACTCAGCTTTTTCGGAATCGGTTCGGTAATCGGTTCCTGGCTGGGCGGATTTATTACAGACAGAATCGGGGAGTACAGAGTTCAGTATCTCAGTTTATTGCTCAGTGTGCCTTTATTTTGTATGATTCCTCTATTTAAGACAGAAATAGGAGTGGCGACCATTATTTTGCTGCAAAGCATTGTAAGCGATTCCTTCCGTCCTGCAAATTCGGTTGCCATTACAAAATATGCGAAACCCGAAAACATAACCAGAGCATTTTCCTTAAACCGGATGGCAATAAATTTAGGCTTTTCCATCGGTCCGGCTTTGGGCGGTATTTTATCGGCAATTTCCTACGAATTTTTATTTTTCAGCAATGCTTTTACAGCTTTGGTGGCGGGAATTTTATACATCGTCTTTTTCAGAAAACGAAACATTCTGGCAAAATTAAAATCCCGAAAAGTACAGGAAGCCATAGAAATTAAAAAAGAAAATTCACCTTACCGCGATGGTAAATTTCTGGTTTACTGTTTCTTCTGTATGCTTTTTTCAATCTGCTTCTTCCAGTTGTTCAGTACATTGACTATTTTTTACAAAGACACGGCGCATTTAAGTCAGCAAAGTATAGGATATATTTTGGGGTACAGCGGCTTTTTAGTCGTTTTACTCGAAATGGGATTGGTACAGGTTGCCGAAAAATATTTCAGCCTTGCCGTAACCATGCTTTTGGGAACCTTCATCTGCGGATTTGCTTATGCCATGCTTGGTTTTGATTACAGTATCGTGACTTTAGTGATATCCATGAGCCTTCTCTGCGTAGGAGAAATCTGGGCTTTGCCGTTTATGTCAACCATCACAGCATTACGCTCCGGAAAAAACAACAAAGGAGCGTATATGGGCTTGAACGGAATTTCATTCTCCATCGCCTTTATCGTAACACCTACTTTGGGAACGTTCATTGCCGAAAGATTCGGATTTACCATATTATGGATCGGGACAGGAGTTTTAGCCACAATCATTGCCATTGCATTTTATTACATTGTTCCCTGGATGATTGGCGACAGAAAACACGTAGAATCTTAA